The genomic DNA GCGCCGAGCGCGACCACCTCGTCCTGGGCGATGCCGCGCTCCGGCTCTCTGCCGGAGAGCCGCTGTATCAGCTTCGGCACCATGGGCATCCGGGTGGAGCCGCCGACGAGCAGGATCCGGTCGATGTCGTCCCAGCCGAGCCGCGCCTCCTCCAGCACACCCTCCGTGATGATGCGGGTGCGGTCGAGCAGTTCCGCGGTGATCTCCTCGTACTTCTCGCGGGTCACCCGGATCTGCTCGTGGCGGCCGCCCACGGAGAACATCACGACGGCCTGCGGGGCATGGGAAAGGGTGCGCTTGGCGATCTCCGCCTTGTCGCGCAGCTCGGCCTGCAGGCCGTTGTCCTCGTTGAGGTCGGGGCCGCCCGAGGCCATGAACGCGCCGTTGAGGTGGTTCATCAGCGCGCCGTCCCAGTCGAAGCCGCCGAGGTTGCGGTCCCCGTCGGTGGCGATCACCGTGTAGTCGCCGTTCTCGACCCGCATGACAGTGACGTCGAAGGTGCCGCCGCCCAGGTCGTACACGAGCACTGTGCCGATCGCCGCACCGTCGTCCCGGTCCTCCCCGCCGTCGTCCGCGGAGGACTGATCGAGGCCGTAGGCGAGTGCGGCCGCGGTGGGCTCGTTGACGATGCGCAGCACTTCAAGTCCGGCGATCCGCCCGGCGTCCTGCGTCGCCTTGCGCCGGACGTCGTCGAAGTACGCGGGCACGGTGATCACCGCCTGCTCGACGGGCTCGTCCAGCATGAGTTCGGCGTCTTCCTTGAGACGCTTGAGCAGCAGAGCCGAGATCTCCTCCGGCCGGTACGGCGTGCCGGACTCCGAGTGGTAGATCGGGTTGCTCTCCCCCATGTAGCGCTTGGCGAACTGCACCACGTGGTCGGGAGCCGTGGCCGCGGACCGCTTCGCCTGGGATCCGACGACCACGGTGTCGCCCTGGAACATCACTACCGACGGTGTGATGTTCTCGCCCTCCCGGTTACGGACGATGGACGGAGTACCCGCCCGGTCCGCGACCGCCACGGCGCAGTACGTCGTTCCTAGGTCTATGCCCACCACACGCGCCACCGCTGAATCCCCCTCCTGCACGTGGCCCCGCCAACAACCTCATCATGCCCATTCCAAGGCTGCTTGACCGGCGTTCGGTGAGAGCCGGTCGAGGTTTCGGCCGGCCCGCGGCGCATCCCAAACCGTTCCGGTTTCCGTCCGCCGCCTGCGGGGCGGGCGTTGCGATCGTCGGGGACGCGGAGAACGGGTGTACGGGCGGGGCCGTGACGTCGCGGGCGGCGAGTGGTCAACGCCCCCCCCGAGCACCGGGGAAGAGCGTCACCGGGCAGGGATCGGCTGAGTGAGGTTGACCGCGTTGCCGTCAGGGTCCTGGATGTGGGCGACGCGCTGTCCCCACGGCATGTCATTGGGGCCGCTGCGGACCGTCCCGCCGAGCGCTTCCACCCGGGCGAGCGTCTCGTGGACGTCGTCGACAGCGATGCTGAGCAGGATCCGCGGCGCGTCCCCGGTTCCCGGGTTCGCCTTGGCCACCAATCCGAGGTCGGTGTCGCCGATGCGCAGGCCGAGGTAGAAGGCCGGTCCTTCCGCCGGCACCCGGAAGATCTCCTCAGCGCCCAGCAATTGTGTGTAGAAGCCGAACAGAACATCGTGACGGGCGGTCAGGATCACTGGCTGAATGGTGGACATGGCACTCCTGTCGGGAACGGTCGTGTCGCCGGACAGACCGTTCGAGAACGGGTAACTCATCGGCGTCTCAGCCCTGCCGAGTCCGAGCGTCGGACAATCGCCTCATATCGCTTGGACATGGCTGTACGGGGTGCACATGCCCACACAGCGGGGCAAGGTCCGGGCCGGGTATTCCGAGCGGGATGGGCGGTTTCGCCGACTGACGCGCGGCGGTTCACAGCGGGCGCACCGACGCGGCTCCACCGCGTGGGCTCCGTAGCGGAGGGAGGCGCTACGTCTTTCCGTGGGGAGAACGTCGCGCTACTTGATCTGCCCCGTGGAGCGGTGCTGTTGATCCGAAACGGTTTGGGGTTC from Streptomyces sp. CB09001 includes the following:
- a CDS encoding Hsp70 family protein, which translates into the protein MARVVGIDLGTTYCAVAVADRAGTPSIVRNREGENITPSVVMFQGDTVVVGSQAKRSAATAPDHVVQFAKRYMGESNPIYHSESGTPYRPEEISALLLKRLKEDAELMLDEPVEQAVITVPAYFDDVRRKATQDAGRIAGLEVLRIVNEPTAAALAYGLDQSSADDGGEDRDDGAAIGTVLVYDLGGGTFDVTVMRVENGDYTVIATDGDRNLGGFDWDGALMNHLNGAFMASGGPDLNEDNGLQAELRDKAEIAKRTLSHAPQAVVMFSVGGRHEQIRVTREKYEEITAELLDRTRIITEGVLEEARLGWDDIDRILLVGGSTRMPMVPKLIQRLSGREPERGIAQDEVVALGAALVALDASVRAEEVEEKRKYVGSGASVESSPGDGLARLTKGKVKSIKDVTSQSLGMVTTDRDNHDHQFNTVIIPHNSPVPAKRSDIFLTLYDRQRRFLVQVTEGDDEDLAYVKTVGESSIEIPQYPRGAPFEVVYSYDVDGIIHVEVKDGTTGKWLGEFELERPGNLSQTELSEFSDRVARVSTL
- a CDS encoding VOC family protein, with translation MSTIQPVILTARHDVLFGFYTQLLGAEEIFRVPAEGPAFYLGLRIGDTDLGLVAKANPGTGDAPRILLSIAVDDVHETLARVEALGGTVRSGPNDMPWGQRVAHIQDPDGNAVNLTQPIPAR